The following are from one region of the Flavimobilis soli genome:
- a CDS encoding low molecular weight phosphatase family protein, translating to MTTTAARPTILAVCTGNICRSPAVERLLQAAVGEGFEVRSAGTGALVGSPIDPPMARLLTDEGVDTTGFASRQLTPDLVRGADLVLALTREHRSAAVRMVPAALRKAFTLRELARLLSLAPHEDLPAEPAERLAELLVRVRATRTQSGARLPDVRAEDDDVVDPYRGDDALFLESWRQLAPAVTTIAGALTGSPAGTTH from the coding sequence GTGACCACTACTGCTGCGCGTCCGACCATCCTTGCCGTGTGCACGGGAAACATCTGCCGCTCCCCCGCTGTCGAGCGACTGCTCCAGGCAGCTGTGGGCGAGGGCTTCGAGGTGCGGAGCGCCGGGACGGGGGCGCTGGTCGGTTCGCCGATCGACCCGCCGATGGCGCGCCTTCTCACGGACGAGGGTGTCGACACGACCGGGTTCGCCTCGCGACAGCTGACGCCTGACCTCGTGCGCGGCGCTGACCTGGTGCTTGCCCTGACGCGCGAGCACCGCTCAGCAGCGGTACGGATGGTGCCCGCTGCCCTGCGCAAGGCCTTCACGCTGCGTGAGCTGGCTCGGTTGCTCTCGCTCGCCCCTCACGAGGACCTGCCGGCCGAGCCGGCGGAGCGCCTCGCCGAGCTCTTGGTCCGGGTCCGGGCGACGCGGACGCAGAGCGGCGCACGACTGCCCGACGTGCGGGCGGAGGACGACGACGTCGTCGACCCGTACCGGGGCGACGACGCACTCTTCCTGGAGTCGTGGCGCCAGCTCGCACCGGCCGTCACGACGATCGCGGGCGCGCTGACCGGTTCCCCTGCGGGCACGACTCACTGA